The following DNA comes from Streptomyces sp. NBC_00690.
CCGAGCTCATGCGCGAAGTGAGCGACGAACTGTCGCTCGCCGAATTGGCTCAGTCGGCAGCAGCCACTGAGCCGGTGCCTGCACCAGTGCGCTCGATGTTGAACTCGGTCTCCGTGACGTCGGTGGCAGGTGTGCCGACCGAGCGGGTGACCATCAAGGCTCCGGCGGAAGCTGTCGATGTCGTCGCTGCCTGATCGGTAGGGAGATCGGTGGGATCAGGTCGGATCAGGTCCGGCCGGGTCCGTTCGCTCTCGGCTACAGGTCCGTGCGAGGGACGATGGCAGAAGCCGACGACTGGCTGATGCACGGTCCACTGGTGTGATGCGGGACAAGCCCCGGTCGCCGCCCCAAGGGTGGTGGTCCGGGGCTTTTGGTTGTCGATTTGCGGGGTAGGCGCGCGAATGACCGTGTCTGGGTGCATGTGGTCTCCCAGGAGACCCCCTCCGAATGTCTGGTTCGGGGGCCTATGTCATGGTGGGAATGACCGACAACCGAGTGGAGGACATGCATGTCTGTCGTGAAGAGCCCCCTGTCCGAGACCGACCTCAAGGCGGTCGGCGACGCCCTTCGGGGCGCGCTCGTGGATCTGGTGGACCTCGGCCTGGTGGCCAAGCAGGTGCACTGGAACGTGGTGGGCCCGCGGTTCCGCTCCGTCCACCTCCAACTCGACGAGGTCGTGGACACGGCCCGGCTGCACTCCGACACCGTGGCGGAACGCTGTTCGGCGATCGGTGTGACCCCGGACGGCCGTGCGGCCACCGTGGCATCTCAGAGCGCCATCGGGACCGTCCCCGAAGGCTGGATCAAGGACGGCGACGCCGTACGGGTCCTCGTCGACGCGCTGGGCGCCGTCATCGTACGGATGCGGGAACGCATCAATGTGACCGGTGAGCCCGACCCGGTGAGCCAGGACATCCTGATCGGTCTCACCGCGGACCTGGAAAAGCACGCCTGGATGTTCCAGGCGGAGACCGCCTGAGCCCGCGGCCGGGGCGATGTGATCGGCCGGCGGCGCTGCCATGCGGACCGCCGGCCCACGGCTCGACCGCTGCGGGTTCACGGCTCGATTGGCGTGGGTTCACGGTTCGATCGGCGCGGGTCCTGCGCGGTTGGGAACCGGAAGCCGGTCGGCCCGCGGGATGGGCAACGGTCGGATCGTGGGTCGTGCCTGGCCCCCGTGGTCTTCGGTGCTCGTCGAGCGCCCGTCGGACCAGGGGCGGCGGTCCCGCAGGCGGCCGGCCGGTTCGGGACTGGACCGCGCCAGCAGTCTGAACCGAACAGCAGTTGATGGGCGGCTGTTTCAAGCGGCCACACGGGTTGTTGAGAAGGCGTCACGACAGAGCGACACCCCCTCCTCCAGAGGTGTGCGCCGGGCTTGCATCCGGTGCGCCCTCCCTGTGGGTGATCGTGCCGGTCTACGGTGGGCGTGAGGGAGGCAGCCATGGCACGACGCGGGGTGGCCCTCGGCCTCCTGGCCGCGCTGTTGGTCGCCGGAGTGTGGTGGTGGGCAGTGTTGCGGCTGGCGCTCATTCCGGAGCGCACCGGGTTTGTCGAAGGTGCCGTTGCTGCGGGTGGCTGGGGACTCAGCCTGCTGCCGGTTCATGTGACGGCAGCCCGCGCCGGGACCGGTTGGGTGGCTCGTGCCTCGGCCACCAGAGCTTCGGTGAGCAGGGCGAACGCGGCGCGAACAGCCGTCACCAGGGCATCGCAGCGACGTCGTTCGGCTCGCTGAGTGCGGTGAGGCAGCCCGTGGGTGATGCGGCGCGCGTCGTACTCCACGGAGCACCCCCGTACGGGCACCTCCATGGCGCACTTCGATCGCGCGATCCGTGCGGCACATCAGCGCACGGGCCCCTGCTGGCAGCCCGGGCACCAGTAGGTCACCCGCTCGGCACCCGGCCCCTGGCCCTGTGCGGCCCTGCGGACTGTCGCGCCGCATCGCAGGCACGGCATCCCCGAGCGGCCGTAGACGAACAGTCGGGTCGCCGTACTACCGCCACCCGGTGTTCGGGCGGTCGTCTGCCGGTCGAATGTGTTCCGGTTCGCGGTGAGAAGCCGATGGGCGGTGATCATGAGTCGCTCCGGCACCCCGGCCGGCAGGTCCGCCACGGGTGACCAGGGAGTGACACCGGCGAGGAATGCGAGTTCCGACTTGTAGACATTGCCGATGCCCGCGAGATTGCGTTGGTCGAGGAGTGCCTCGCCGAGCGGGCGGGACGGCTCGGTGAGCAGATTGGTCACCGCGATGTCCGGATCCCAGTCCGGGCCCAGAAGATCGGGCCCCAGCCGGCCGATCGCCTGCTCCTCGTCGGTGGTGCGGATCAGCTCCAGTACGGGGAGCCGATAGCCGACCGCGGTGTGCGAGGGATTCCCCAGGACGGCTCGGATCTCGTACGAGGGGCCGCCGTGCCAGCGCTCGCCCGCGCGGAAGATCCGCCAAGCCCCGTCCATCCTGAGATGAGAGTGGAGGGTCAGCCCGCCTTCGATCCTGGTGAGGAGGTGTTTGCCCCGCGCGATGGCCTCCAGAACGGGCCTACCGGTGAGATCCGCGGTGGCGAAGCGCGGGACCCGCAGGTCGAAGCGGGTAAGCACCTGCCCCGCGAGAGCCGAGTGCAGCAGCTGCGCGGTACGCCAGACGGTGTCGCCTTCGGGCATGGAACCCATGATGCGCGATTCCCGAGACAGACGGGCAGTCCCAAGCTGCTGGCAGCCAGGGAAGAGGGCGTCAGGGGCGTACTCGGAGCCCCCTGGGCGTGGCGTGGAAGCCCGCGGCCTCCAGCACCGACGCCAAGGGCGAGGTCAGCGCCGGTGAGCCGTTCACCCGCTCGACGGTGACCGTGCCCAGTGTTCCCACGCGCGCGGCCTCCGCCAGGGCGCCCGCGGCGGCGATGAGTGCCGGGTCGTCCAGATCGTGTACCCAGGACAGCAGGGTCTTGCCGCCGCGCTCCATGTACAGGGCCAGTTCCCCACCGACCAACACCACCAGGGAACCCGCTTTGCGTCCGGGTTTGTGGCCGGCGCCCTCCGGGGATTCGGGCCAGCCCAGCGCAGCCCCGTAGGCGTTGGCGGGATCGGCGGCGGCCAGCACCACGGCCTGCTGTGCGGAACTGGTGTCGGCCCGCTCGCGAGCGGTGGACACGGCCCGGAGGCGGTCCACCGCACCGTCCATGGCGAACTGGGCCGCGCCCAGCCCCTCCACCACATAGCCGCGGCGCGCCTGGCCGTTGTCCTCGAAGGCGGCCAGCACTCGGTAGACGGCCGAGAATCCGCCCTGTACGCCCTCGGTGGCGACGGCCCCGCGCGTCACCACGCCGTGTCGGTCCAACAAGGTGCGTGCCAGGGCGTGGGCGCGGTGGGTGCGATCGGTCTCGATGACGGGCAGGACGGACCAGCGACCGCTCACCGTCGGAGGTCCACCGCGGGACGCGGGGCGGCTGGAAGCCGTCACCAGCCCCCCGTATCTGCCTCGGGGCACGGGACGTCTCGCCCGATGGGCCGTGGAGCCGGCGGTACGGCCCGAGCCGAGCAGTGAGCGCAGCGGGGCGAGGGTGTCGTTGGTGAGCCGCCCGGACCAGGTGAGCTCCCAGATCGCGTCGGCCAGTTGCGGATCGGTGGCGTCCGGGTGGGTGGTCGCCCGCACCTGATCGACGATCTGCCGGAAGAACAGTCCGTATCCGGGGGCGAGGGCGGTCAGCACCGATTCATGGAGGGCGGTGAGCTCCAGGGGGAGAGGCGGTGGCAAGAGCAGGGGGGCGGTGTCGGCGAGGTAGAGGGAGAGCCAGCCGTCCTTGCCGGGCAGTGCTCCGGCGCCCGCCCACAGGACTTCGCCGGTCGTGGTCAGTTCGTCGAGCAGGGTGGGCGCGTACCCCTGGACCCGCGAGGGGAGGATCAGCTTCTCCAGTGCGGAGGCGGGCACGCTGGCCCCCTGGATCTGCTCGATCGCCCGGGCCAGTCCGTCGATGCCGCGAAGATCCCGGGCACCGATGTGCTGCCACGGGGGGAGGAACGCGGCCAGTGAGGCGGGGGGAACCGGCTCCAGTTCCTGGCGCAGGGCGGCCAGCGAACGGCGGCGCAAGCGACGCAGGACCGTGGCGTCACACCATTCCATGCCGGTGGCCGAGGCGGGGGAGTCCGCCG
Coding sequences within:
- a CDS encoding helix-turn-helix domain-containing protein, which translates into the protein MILLRRLLGDVLRRQRQRQGRTLREVSSSARVSLGYLSEVERGQKEASSELLSAICDALDVRMSELMREVSDELSLAELAQSAAATEPVPAPVRSMLNSVSVTSVAGVPTERVTIKAPAEAVDVVAA
- a CDS encoding Dps family protein, coding for MSVVKSPLSETDLKAVGDALRGALVDLVDLGLVAKQVHWNVVGPRFRSVHLQLDEVVDTARLHSDTVAERCSAIGVTPDGRAATVASQSAIGTVPEGWIKDGDAVRVLVDALGAVIVRMRERINVTGEPDPVSQDILIGLTADLEKHAWMFQAETA
- a CDS encoding Fpg/Nei family DNA glycosylase, giving the protein MPEGDTVWRTAQLLHSALAGQVLTRFDLRVPRFATADLTGRPVLEAIARGKHLLTRIEGGLTLHSHLRMDGAWRIFRAGERWHGGPSYEIRAVLGNPSHTAVGYRLPVLELIRTTDEEQAIGRLGPDLLGPDWDPDIAVTNLLTEPSRPLGEALLDQRNLAGIGNVYKSELAFLAGVTPWSPVADLPAGVPERLMITAHRLLTANRNTFDRQTTARTPGGGSTATRLFVYGRSGMPCLRCGATVRRAAQGQGPGAERVTYWCPGCQQGPVR